Part of the Planifilum fimeticola genome, ACCATGAACAGAAGCGGAAACAGGACGACGAAGACCAAGAGGAGCATGCCGGGGGCGATCAACAGGTACGGATACCCCTTGTCGGTCACGGTCCGGTAGGTCTCCCAGACGCCCGGGGGACGAAGCCCCCGCTCCCGCATCGCTCCCACCCGATAGGCATCCCGCACGTTCAGGGCATAGCACAGCAGGCCGAAGGCGATCAGGATCAGGGCGATGATCCCTTCCGCCAGAAGCTGGATCGAATGATCGCGGAAGGGCTTCGTCCCCAGGGTGACGATTCCCCACAGCCCCATGTTGAAGAGATCGTAGAAGACCCCGAGATAGGAAATCTCCAGCACCAACAGAAGAATCCCTTTGACCCACTGGCGGTTGTACATCTGGCCGAGGCCCATGGCGAGAGCCGACAGAAACGCCGCCGTGTGCCGCGTCCTCCAGTTTCGGTTCGTTGCTCGATGCGCTTGGAGCGTGTCCATGTGATGCATACCCCTTTTACCCACGCGGCGGGCGGGCGGCGCGGAATGCCGCCCGCCTCCCCCGCCTCATTGTTTTTGCGCCTGGATCTTCTCCCGGATCATCTTGACGGCATCATCCAAGGCCTGCTCCGGAGACCGCTTCCCCTGCGCCACGAAAGTGATGGCGTTGCCGATGGGCTCCCAGACCTGTCCCATTTCCGGCACGTTGGGCATCGGAGTGCCCCGGCTGGCCTGCTGGGCAAAACCGTTCACCACCGAATCATCCTTGATGACCGGATCCTCCAAAAGATCCTTCCGCGGAGGGATTTCCCCCGTCTCCTGGAAGCGGAGAAGCAACGACTCCTTGCCGGTGAAGAACTTCATCAGATCCGTCGCCCAGGTCGGATTCTTGCTGTAAGCGGACACATACCATCCCTTCACGCCGATGAAGGTTCGCGGATGCTTCCCGTCGATGGCCGGCAGCGGGGCTACGGCGAAATCGATACCCGCCTGCTCGTAATCCTTCACCGCCCAGGGCCCGTTGATCACCGCCGCCGCTTTCCCCTCCTTGAACAGCCCGTTCACCGTGTCTGCCGTCGCTTTGACCGGAAGCAGCTTCTCCTTGTACCATCCCTGCAGCGTCTCCAGGGCCTTTTTCGCGCCTTCGTTGTTCAGCCCGAGATCCTCCGTGTTCACCTTGCCGCCGTCTTCCTTGAAGATGTAGCCTCCCATCGCGTCAATCAGGAAGTAGCTGTAGTAAAAGTTGGCGCCTTCGTACAGAAGTCCGTATTCCTTTTCCGCCGGTTTCGTGTATTTCTTGGCAAAATCGATCAGTTCGTCAAGGGTTTCGGGAGGTTCGGACATCAGTTTCTTGTTGTAGATGAGAGCGATGCTCTCCGTCACGTACGGAAGTCCGTACACCTGTCCGTCATAGGTGAGGGCCTGAACCGCCGATTCGCTGAACTGGCCGGTCACATCCTCCCCCACCTCCAGCGGCCGGACCAACCCCTTGATCACCGCTTCTCCCAGCTGGTCATGGGGCCAGGTTACCAGGTCCGCCCCTTTTCCCGCCGGTCCGTCCAAAGCCAGCTTTTCCTGCTGTTTCAGCAGGTCAACCGGCACCACTTCCACCTTGATGCCGCTCTCCTTTTCATACTCCTTGGCCAGCTTTCGCGTGTTTTTCAGCTGAATCGGATCGTTGTTCGCCCAGACCACCAGCTTCTCCGGCTTCTCTTCACTCCCGCCGCCCTCGGCGCCGGCTCCCTCCTCCTGGGGACCGCATCCCGCCAGCAGCAGACTGGCGACGAGAAGCAGTCCCATCATCAGCGACAAACCTTTACGCCTCTTCATCCTTTGAACCCCCTTGAAGCTGAGATTTGCGCAACCGGTTGCATAGTGTTGCATAAAAAAATGAAGCGGTTGCACAGGTGAAAATAGAGAAAACGTTTGCAATGATTTTATTCGGCTGCTCCCTCCGTTTTTCCTTCTTGTTCGAAAAAAATTTCGGCTCTCCATGATCGGCAGCGGCAAATCCCCTTGGCAGGTGATCGTCTTAAACGCTGCGGGTTCATCCTCTTCTCCGCGCTAACGCATTTACACCCTCTTCTCTGAAAGGTAAACTGATGGGGACAAAAGGGTAAAAGGAGGGGTAAACCGTGAACCTCCGATTCCAACCGCTCACGACAGAGGTGGATGCCCTGATCCGGTTTCTGACTTCCGAATCGTGGAATTATCACGGAAATCCAAATCCTTCGTCCGCGGAAATCCGGGAAGCCTTCAAGCAAGGGTATTACACCGGCGAAGACGTCAAAACCTTCTGGATTGTGGCCGACGCCGGTCGGAAGGTCGGCCTGGTCCGAATCTTTGACTTACAGGACCCCACTCCCCTTTTCGACATCCGCATCACCCGTCCATACCGGGGAATGGGAATCGGGGAAAAAGCGGTGAAATGGCTCACCCGCCACGTGTTCACTCACTACCCGGAAGCGATCCGAATCGAAGGACACACGAGAAAGGACAACTACGCCATGCGCAAGGTGTTTTTCAAATGCGGGTATGTCCGGGAAGCCTGCCACCGCAAGGCGTGGCCTTCCTCCGACGGCACACTGCACGATTTGGTCGGTTATGCGATCACGCGGGAAGATTGGGAGGAAAACAAGGTAACCCCCGTCGATTGGGGAGAAGTGCCGTTTTGACAAAGTCCTCCCCGCAGCCGGGCGGCATCCGAAACCCTGCAGGGCCACTCCATTCCTCTTATCGACGACCCAACCTCACGCGCCGGAAATCCGGCAACCGGGGCTCCGCCAATCGGGACCCTATCGAGCAACAAAAAACGCCGGGAATGTCCCGGCGCTTTCTCAATCCCTCTTTCCGTGTTCCACGACCACCCGCGTTCCCAAGCCTCCGCGGGGATTCCAGATCGCCTCCACCTTCATGTACTTGGGTTTCGCCAGCTCCACCAGATCCTTGAGGATCCGGTTGGTGGCGTGTTCCTGATAAATCCCCACGTTCCGGAAGGAAGTGAGGTAATACTTGAGGGACTTCATCTCGATCAGGTATTTGTCCGGAATAAACGTGATTGTCAAATCGGCGAAATCCGGCAAACCCGACCAGGGGCAGACCGAGGTGAATTCGCTCGTGGGAATCACCACCTCCGTGTCCTTCCCCGGATACTCGTAGGGAATCGTCTCCAGAAGATCCGTGCGGATCGCCGATTCATCCTGGGTATCGAAACGAATGTTGTTGTATTTGCTGTGGTCAACCGTTACCTTCCCCATCCTCCAAACCTCCCCACAGATCGATTCTTGATGCTCGCGCCCCGTCCCATGGGCAAGGCGCGAGCAAACTGCCGGTCCACATCAAGAAAAGGGCGCGGAATCGACACCGCTCATCCCTGACCATTTTACCAAAGATCGGTCGGTGTTACGAGTGGCCCGCCGGCGGCGGACTTTCGTAACGGGAAAGCCACGCAGCTCCCGCGCAAATTGTGTAGAATGGGAGGGGAGGAGGTGTCTTGGCAATGAACGACCAGGAGCACGGTCGAACCCATCCGTCCCGCATCCGCTGCCCCCAATGCGGCAGCCTCCGCTTCAGCGAAACCGGTCAAATCTTCGCCCTCATCCCGATGAGCCAAACGGATATGGGAGCCCAATTGCATCCCAGCGGCTCCATTCCCGTTTTGAGCTATCTGTGCAATCAGTGCGGGCACATCCTCCTGTACAGCGCAAAAAGCCTGAAACGGATCTGAGAAAACCATCCCCCGGGTGCCGGAACTGAATCCACCGGCCGCCCCGACGGATTGAAGCCGCCTCTCCTTACATAAAGGGGCCATCCTGCCGGGATGGACCCCATCCCCCGGTGGGATTCGGCCGGTTTTTCTACGACATCGACCCGACAGCATGAATTCTCCGGATCAGGACACTTTCAACAACAAATGGTCGAATGTCCATGACGACCCATCGGATCACGGCATATATATGCCCTGAAAACTCTAAACAAGGTGGGTTAGCGAATGTATTATTACGAATACGGCGATCCGTACATCAGCCAACCCAATCTGTGGCGTCGCGTCTCCAATTTGGAGGAACAAGTTCGCCGTCTGAACCGTCGGGTGGAGAACCTGGAGCGTCGGGTGAACCAGCTGGAACGCAGGCGGCCGTACACACGAGGAGAAGACCTGGATGATTCCTTCCCCGGCTGAGTCCGGGGCTTTTTCCTTTCCCCCCTCAGTTGCCGAGAAAAACCGTCTCAATCTCCTCCTCTTCAACGGCACCGCCCATGATTCGGACCCGATAAGCCTTTGCCGCGGGGCGGGAAGCGACGGCCCGATGCAACCGCCCGTCGATGAAGTGAAGGGCCGCTCCGTCCTCGATCCCGTATCCGGCCTTCAGCCTCCCCTCCAAAAGCAGCCGGTGATAACCCGATCGATAC contains:
- a CDS encoding extracellular solute-binding protein, with translation MKRRKGLSLMMGLLLVASLLLAGCGPQEEGAGAEGGGSEEKPEKLVVWANNDPIQLKNTRKLAKEYEKESGIKVEVVPVDLLKQQEKLALDGPAGKGADLVTWPHDQLGEAVIKGLVRPLEVGEDVTGQFSESAVQALTYDGQVYGLPYVTESIALIYNKKLMSEPPETLDELIDFAKKYTKPAEKEYGLLYEGANFYYSYFLIDAMGGYIFKEDGGKVNTEDLGLNNEGAKKALETLQGWYKEKLLPVKATADTVNGLFKEGKAAAVINGPWAVKDYEQAGIDFAVAPLPAIDGKHPRTFIGVKGWYVSAYSKNPTWATDLMKFFTGKESLLLRFQETGEIPPRKDLLEDPVIKDDSVVNGFAQQASRGTPMPNVPEMGQVWEPIGNAITFVAQGKRSPEQALDDAVKMIREKIQAQKQ
- a CDS encoding GNAT family N-acetyltransferase — encoded protein: MNLRFQPLTTEVDALIRFLTSESWNYHGNPNPSSAEIREAFKQGYYTGEDVKTFWIVADAGRKVGLVRIFDLQDPTPLFDIRITRPYRGMGIGEKAVKWLTRHVFTHYPEAIRIEGHTRKDNYAMRKVFFKCGYVREACHRKAWPSSDGTLHDLVGYAITREDWEENKVTPVDWGEVPF
- the queF gene encoding preQ(1) synthase, which produces MGKVTVDHSKYNNIRFDTQDESAIRTDLLETIPYEYPGKDTEVVIPTSEFTSVCPWSGLPDFADLTITFIPDKYLIEMKSLKYYLTSFRNVGIYQEHATNRILKDLVELAKPKYMKVEAIWNPRGGLGTRVVVEHGKRD